The DNA region CCATGTTGTGGGCCTTATGGTTGTCCGAATCCGTTGAAACCGCCTTCTGGAAAAAAGAAAGGGCGGCCTCCCAGTTTCCCTTTTGGACCTCGGCCCGGCCCTGGTCATAGGCCGAGGGGGCCGCCGGGGTGGAGTTGGGATCCGGTTCTGAATCGCCCGCCGCAAAAACCGTTCCGGAAAGCAACAAAACCAGGGCAAGCGCCCATAGCACATGCAGATACTTCACAACGGTTCCCTCCTGGCTCGAAAACCGAAACACCGGCGGCACATTACGATTTCTATTTATGAGAACAACTAGAAAGGCAATATCGTTTCAAAAAAAAACAGGTTTCTTACCCCATCCCGCTTTGGCGCGCGACGGAGATCCGCGTGATGGCCCGCTTAAGGGAAGCCTCGGCCCGGGAAAAATCAAATGATTGCTCTGTTTTTTGGCCGGAAAGCCGCTCTTGGGCGCGCTGCATGGCAGCTTTCGCCCGATCGATATTGATATCCTCGGCCTTTTCGGCCTCGCTGGCCAAAATCGTCACTTTCTCGGGACCGACTTCGGCGTATCCGCCCCCGATGCTGACGAAATACCTCCCGCTTCCGATGCGGTAGGAAAGAACGCCCACTTCCAGCTGGCAGAGGTAGGGGGTGTGCCGCGGAAGCGCGCCAAACTCACCGCGGAAACCCGGCGCGGTGACCTCGTCCACCTTGGCCGAGGCAATGCGCTTCTCCGGAGTAACGATTTCGATCGTCAGCTTTCCCTCGGCCATGGCTAGACCTGGACCCCCAGTGATTTTGCCTTCTCTTTCGCCGTACCCAGATTGCCCACCATGTAAAACGCCTGCTCGGGAAGATGATCGACGTTGCCTTCAATCACTTCCTTGAAATCCCTCACCGTCTCTTCCAGCCGGACATAGACGCCGGGCGTGCCGGTAAACTGCTCGGCCACGTGGAAGGGCTGGCTGAGGAAGCGTTGAATCTTTCGCGCCCGGGACACGGCCACCTTGTCATCCTCGGAAAGCTCGTCCATCCCGAGAATGGCAATGATGTCCTGAAGCTCTTTGTAGCGCTGGAGAATCTGCTGGACGCCACGCGCCACGCCGTAGTGCTCGTCGCCGAGGATGCGGGGGTCGAGAATCCGGCTGGTCGAATCGAGCGGATCGACCGCAGGGTAGATGCCGAGCTCGGCGATCTGGCGCGAAAGCACCGTCGTCGCGTCCAGGTGGGCAAACGCCGTGGCGGGGGCCGGGTCGGTCAAATCGTCCGCGGGAACGTAGATAGCCTGCACCGAGGTGATCGACCCCTTGTTGGTGGAGGTGATGCGCTCCTGCAGATCGCCCATCTCGGTCGCAAGGTTCGGCTGGTAGCCCACCGCGCTGGGCATGCGGCCGAGAAGCGCCGACACCTCAGAACCCGCTTGCGTGAAGCGGAAGATATTGTCGATGAAGAGAAGCACGTCCTGCCCCTCGACATCGCGGAAGTACTCCGCCAGGGTCAAGCCGGCGAGGCCGACCCGAAGGCGCGCGCCCGGCGGCTCGGTCATCTGCCCGTAGACCAGGCCCACGTTCTTGAGAACGCCGGACTCTTCCATCTCGAGATAGAGATCGTTGCCCTCGCGGGTGCGCTCGCCCACCCCCGTGAACACGCTGGTGCCCGAATGCTCGGTCGAAATATTGTGGATAAGCTCCATGATGAGAACGGTCTTGCCCACGCCCGCGCCACCGAACAGCCCCGTCTTTCCGCCACGGGTGTAGGGCTCGAGCAGATCGATGACCTTGAGGCCGGTTTCGAGCATCTCCGTCTTCGTGCTCTGATCTTCCAGCGTGGGCGCGGGACGGTGGATGGGGAACCGCTGGTCGGTTATCACCGGCCCCTTTCCGTCCACCGGCTCGCCGATCACGTTCAGGATGCGGCCGAGCGC from bacterium includes:
- a CDS encoding F0F1 ATP synthase subunit epsilon, with amino-acid sequence MAEGKLTIEIVTPEKRIASAKVDEVTAPGFRGEFGALPRHTPYLCQLEVGVLSYRIGSGRYFVSIGGGYAEVGPEKVTILASEAEKAEDINIDRAKAAMQRAQERLSGQKTEQSFDFSRAEASLKRAITRISVARQSGMG
- the atpD gene encoding F0F1 ATP synthase subunit beta produces the protein GTVTQIIVPVIDVEFEIGSLPSLKNALIVKKLPEMVNPGERDEIVAEVALHLGESTVRAISMEPTEGLVRGLKVVDSGAPISIPVGKGALGRILNVIGEPVDGKGPVITDQRFPIHRPAPTLEDQSTKTEMLETGLKVIDLLEPYTRGGKTGLFGGAGVGKTVLIMELIHNISTEHSGTSVFTGVGERTREGNDLYLEMEESGVLKNVGLVYGQMTEPPGARLRVGLAGLTLAEYFRDVEGQDVLLFIDNIFRFTQAGSEVSALLGRMPSAVGYQPNLATEMGDLQERITSTNKGSITSVQAIYVPADDLTDPAPATAFAHLDATTVLSRQIAELGIYPAVDPLDSTSRILDPRILGDEHYGVARGVQQILQRYKELQDIIAILGMDELSEDDKVAVSRARKIQRFLSQPFHVAEQFTGTPGVYVRLEETVRDFKEVIEGNVDHLPEQAFYMVGNLGTAKEKAKSLGVQV